The genomic DNA TTCGCTGATGCTCGATGTCAACATCCTGATGGACATTGCAACTTGCCGGTCACTTGGCCGCATTGATGAACAGACAGTGGGTTGTTTCTATGTTGAACCGGATGGGACAATTGACGACATCACGCTGAAAGAGAGTATTCAGAATCATTTTCGCGGAAGAGATTTGAGCGATTGGAAGCCAGCCTCTGCGAACGTCTTGTCTGAGTTCGTGAAGTCGGTCGGGCAAAGTTTTCAAAGTCCTGCGGGAAAAAATGTGGCGAAGAGAGAGTCATCATCGAAGATCAAGAGTGCTGCGGAGATCACGGCATCCACATCATCTCCAATAGAAGTTCGAACAGCGGATGACTGGGGCAAGCGGATTGCAGAATTTAGTGGCGACTTGAATATCTTTTTGGGGTTGATGACTGCGATTGGTGTTTCGATCGCGACGCTGAGTATCGTGAACACGATGATGATGAGTGTCACCGAACGAACGACAGAGTTTGGCATCCTTCGAGCGAATGGGTGGTCCCAGCAAAACATCATTCGACTCATGACTCTTGAAAGCGGATTGATCGGTTTTTGTGGAGGGGCAATTGGGGTCTTCGTTGGCTGGCTGGCGACGATCCTCGTGAATATCGGTTGGCCGGGACGCCTGCAATTGCACGCTGGGGTTTTACTACTGCTGTTTGGCTTGGCATTCAGCGTTGGATTAGGGCTCATCGGCGGACTTTACCCAGCCTGGCGGGCCTCGAGACTCTCGCCGATGGAGTCAATTCGCCGTGGATGATAACTCCTCAAACGAAACTCAATCCAGACTGGTTGAGGTGAAAAACCTCACCAAGACCTATCATCGTTCCAAAGTCGAAACGCCCGTGCTGCGCAATATCAGTTGTGAAATTGATAAGGGAGAGTTTGTTTTTATTGTGGGGCCATCAGGGAGCGGGAAAAGCACGTTGCTGTATCTTCTGGGAGGGCTGGACCAACCGACATCGGGGCAAATACTGATAGAAAACAAGCCGCTGTCGACACTCTCCGCTACGGGATTGGACTCGTTACGCCGCGAAGATATTGGGTTCATCTTCCAGAGTTTCAATTTGCTCAAAACGCTGAACTGTCTCGACAATGTTCTGGCGCCATTTATCCCGACCGGTCAAGCGGGAACAAAACGAGCCGAAGCAATCGCATTGTTAGAGAGAGTGGGGTTGGGAGAGAGGATTCATCATCGTCCGAATGAACTCTCAGGAGGAGAACAACAGCGAGTTGCTATCGCACGCGCGATCTTAAAGAAGCCAAAATTGATTCTCGCTGATGAACCGACAGGAGAACTTGATACCGAGACCGGTCATGAAGTGTTCGAAATTCTTCGCGAACTGAACAAAGATCTCAAGACAACAATTGTGACTGTCACCCACGACCATCGGTATATCTATGAGGGAGACCGTATCCTCAAGATGCAGGATGGGAAATTTCTTAATTCCAATAGCTCTCAGCACTGAATTGAGAGCAGTTTGCTCTACCCTGTGCCCGTGAAGTTCACTCTTGTGACATCATAGACCGCTCGCGACGAGTCAGATCCTGCAAGCCAATTCGAAAGATGCTTTAAAACTTGCTTCCGTGTCCGCCATGAGCGCGATTCACGGACACGGAAGCTACTTATCTCTGCTACAGGGTCTGCGAATCCACCGGTTGCTGTGGCTTCGAATCTACGATAAAGCTGTCGACGATATCAGGATGCTTCTTCGCAACATTCGTTGATTCAGAGGGATCGTTTTTCAAGTCATAGAGTTCAAGTTGTTTCTCTCCCCCTTTGAGAATGACCTTCCAGCGACCACGACGTGCGACCTGTCCGCCGTCTTTCATTTTCCAGTAAAGGAGCCTTTCAATGTCTTGTTCTCCTCCCTGGATTTCTGAAATCAGCGAGATTCCATCGATCCCTTGAGGAGTCTTTCTTGCGGCAGCAACATTCATCAAGGTCGGAAGCAGGTCGACTCCGGTACAAGGAAAGTCGCTGATGCTGCCACGCTTTGCCTTACCAGCCCAGAAGACAATCAACGGAGTTCGCAGATTTCCCTCATTGGTTCCAGACTTTGAATAAGCCAGTTTCTCATCAACGACAGGAAGATTCTTGTCAACATCTGCTGCGATCTGATGGCTGGTCTCTCCAGTAACTATTAAACAGACCCTGCCAGCCAGTCCGAGAGTGTTGAGTGAATCAACAATCTGTCCGATCGCTTTGTCGACTTCCTGAATGTTCTCTTTAGATTTCACGCCCTGTAAAAATGGAATTCCGACATGTAGATAAAACTGTCGAGAACTTCGTTGATGACGCTTCAGGAAACTCGTGACTTCGTCGGTGATCAGCTGATGAGATGTTGCCTGCTTCGAGTCACTGTCACTCATGATTTTTGCACGAGTCGTTTGGGTGAAGAAGAACTCAGGATAACGAGCCACAACTCCAGAACTCGAAGGAAACCCTGTCCAGTGATCGTAACCGAGTTCGACAGGATGTTGATTGCTGGCCCAGGTTCCGATCAGGGTTGTTTCGTAGCCTGCCTGCCAGAGTGATTCAGCGAGTGATTCTTTTCGATTCAATCGACCTTCAGCGGGAGACTTGGCGGCGAGATTCCCGGTAAGATAACTCCATCGTGATGAAGTGAGGTTGTCTGCAGGCGCGTAATAATTCGTGAAGGTCATCCCACTGTTGCGTATTCCAGAGAGACGATTCATTGAAGTTAGCTGGTCAAACCGAAGTTGCGGGACGGTGATCACGACGATGTGCGGACTTTGCCTGGCAGTCCCGACGCGAACTTGTCGATTCATGCCGCGAATCGCTTCGCGATTACTTCGTCGGATTTCTTTGTAGGCTTTCTCAGCACGGTTCAAACTCTCAACCAGACTCTCGGTTGCGTCATTATCGTCGAAAGCTGGTGAGTCACCAATGATCCCTCGAATTCCGTCAAAAAATGTAGGACGATCATCTTCCTGGGTTTGCGGTTGTGCGACTGGGCCCTGCGCAAGCACCAAGCTGGAATCTGCTGACTTCTGAACTGTCGAGGATTGCACAATTGCTTGCTCGGCAGAGATCGCTCCAAACATGATTGGAATCAACGCGAGTAGTCCGATTGAAATCCGAAGTCGCATCATGAAAATATCCATCATCTAGTATCAGAGAAAAGACTGGGAGTCTTCAGGTTTTACTTTAAAGTAATTCTGAAGGGCTGAGTCGTTTCTGGAACAAAACCACTGACTTTCAGAGGATTTAAAACCGATCCTGGAACCTGAAATTACTCTCTAGAGCAGTTTGCTCTATCGTGTGCCCGTGAAGAACGCACTTCTCAAGTAGTAATGCTGTTCGGCACGAGGCAGATGCTGCAAACCAATTCGAAAGATGCTCTAACGTTGAGAAAGGTGGCTATCCCAGCGGTTTTCGGACTGGTTCTAGTGAGTCATTGTGGTGCGAATCTATTAACTCAGCAATTCACATACCGGACATGGCACGGGACGTGGATTTTGTCACCAGGCAATAAAAAAGGCTGACCACTTTTTTTAGTGGTCAGCCTTTAGGGAATCAATGAGATCAAGCAGTTCTAATTGTTGAGCAACTCTTCAAGGTTTGGAAGAAGTGAAGCTCCTGGAATCATGTCCATGGTTGGTGCTTCTTCAACAATTTTTGGATTAGTCAGGTAGTAGTTTTCGTAGACTGGCTCGAACATGGCAACTGAGTAAGGATGATTTCGTTCGCCGCCAAGTCGCACGACAACTTCTTTGTGTTCCAGGACATTGGTGTAGTTGTAAGGACGGAAGTAGTAGTATCCGTGGTGTGCGGGGTAGTAAGCGTAGTGCTGATACATGTCACCAGTTGTCCAGACGCGACACCATTTCAACTTGCCGTTTTTCTTACGGTAGTGAATGCCGGGCATGTAGCATCCCTCATGGCCGCAGCAGCAGCAGCGGTAAGCATTTGCGTCGCAGCATACTGCGCCAGTGTCGCAGCAAGTGGCTCCGGTGTCACAGTATTCGCCGCTGTATGTTTCACCAAAAGCGTCGCTGTATTCCCCAGCGGGGACTTCAGTTCCTTCGTCGGCTAATGCTGGCAAGGGCATTGGAGCCGGAACTGAAACATCGTCGATTGCTGCTTCTGGTATAGCGTCAACCGCAGGCGGTGCTGGAGCAGGTTCTTGCGCTTCAACCTGCGTCATAATTGCGAAGGTTGCGAGGAAACTGGTCGTTGCAAACAATTTTGCATATCGCATGACATTGATCCCGTGAAAATGTAGGAGTTGGGCTGTCCAAATTAAGATGGTCAGTTTCAAACTATGAGATCTCACAAGCAACTAATGTCGCCTACGCAATCCGTTCTTATCAGTTTGATCGGACCAAAACAGCACTCAACATTGACAGGAATCTGTGATCGTGAATGATCGGATTAAGCGGTGGATTCGTCAAAAGCCGTACAGTTTAACAGGGCTTTTCCTGTGTCCTTTACTTGTCACTGTTGACGCTCACTGACAGAAGATCGATTGCCAGCAGGTCAGCTTGGATGCGACCACGTCGATCTGTCTTTGAGGCGGCAGCTTGCTGAAGCGTGTTCCAATCTTCCTGGAACGCTCTCTTCGAGTCCTTATTGGCAAGTTCGGGGGCTTCCCGTTGCAGCTGTTGAAGTCTCTGACGCAAGAGTATTGAATTTGTTAATTGATGAAGCGGTGCGGTTCCATTTTTGAAGTATTCCACTGAAGTCTGGAAATGTTGGCGACTCACTCTATCGAGCGATGCCATTTGAGCAGCGATTTCTTTCGGTTCGCCACTTTTCAATGTCTCTTGGAACCTCAAGAGATTCTGTGCGACTTCTGTTTCTAGAATCTTGTCAGCCCGACCAATGCCTGCTCCACGTCGATTCCATGCCTCCTGCATCGCTTTCACACCTGCAAGCTGACCCAGGCGACGATCTCGATCGGCATCATTGCTTGCAAGGTACCGGTCTTTGGCATATGTCAAATCAGAAAGTGTTGACATGCCGAGAGCATAATCGAATTCTGTTTGCGAGAGGAGTTGTTGTGAGGCCTGTTGAGCTTCGCTTCTCGCGGATGCCAATTGGACTGGGTTGTCAGCTAACTCAGCGATTCGCTGATCGGCACGGGTGATTGCATACTTGGCCCATGCGAGTTCAGAAGCCCATCCCGTTGCACCGGGCTGATTGAACTGTTGAATCTTAGGGACGATTTCTGCAATTTGTTCTCGATACTGTCCCCATGCTTCAATCTTCTGTTTTTGGGTGAGATCGCTTCCTGAAAGTCTCGCGTCACGTGCCATCGCCATGTAGCGGAGATGGTCTTCCAGTGGCATCAGTGATCTTAAGAACGCCGACCGGCTGGCAGATTCAAGCTGTTGAGGTGATTGCCCATACATTCGTTTCGCCTGCAGCGCCGTGGGCAGGTTTGACGGGATTTTTTTCTCGGAAGGATTGTAGTCCTTTGGCTTTTCCACTTTCTTCTGGCTGAAGCCTTCAATAGGCAGTGCCAAGACCATAGCTGAACAGCAGAGACAAATGGCAAGTGAAGAGCGGTGCATGTTTGGACCTCGAATTCCGTTTCTGAAAGAACGCAAGCTGAATGCGCTAATCAAAATTATCGTCGAGGAAACCGACTGTGACCAGCCCGATTTCGGCTGAACATGCTGACACACAAAGATTCAAGACGTTTTTGTCGCCCAGAACTGATCATTGCCGATTTTCCAGTGAACCAGAACGGTTCCCGAAGATTTGTTAGCGGTTCTTAAAGAAAGTTGCTCGATTGGTTCAGCGAACAGTACCAAAGCGATCATTCGCCAGGTTTGAAAAAAGGGCGTGCAGCTGGAGCCCCCTCAAACGCAACCCACCTTATATCGACTTCAATTACCCCGCAGCCACACAGACTTTCGCAAGAACCAGCACAGTTGTCGCCACGAAGACTGGAAGAGCAAATGCGACGGTATGCTTCCCTGTTTTCGCGTTCTGCGAGATGGTTTTCATCATGGCACTGAAGACGAGGAGTAAGAAGATCATCGCTGTAGCGAGTAAAAAGACAGTGATGATTGTCTGGACTCCGACCCATGCTCCCAAAGCTCCCATCAGTTTGACATCGCCGCCTCCACCTCCGCCAATCGCGAAGAGGATAAAGAGAATTCCAAAACCGACTGCGAAGCCGGCCAGCGACATCTGGAAGCCTGCGAATCCGCCCATCCAGGTGTTCCAGACAATTCCAACAGGAATTGCGGAAAGTGTGAGCCAGTTGGGGATGCGGTTTTCTCTGAAGTCCCAAAGCGCAGCTGTGGCGACAAGAGCGATCGTGGCGATGGCGGTGACAGTATCCATTGTGGAACCTCATTTCTGAGTGTGAGTCAGGTCAATCACGAGGTCTCTTCTGAAGAGGTGGCCTCGGTTTTTTCCACCGTTTCAGTGCTAGTCTGATCAGGTGATTCTTTTTTTTGCTTCTTCTTGCTTCGAATCGATCGGGCGATCAAGTGTGTCGAAAGTAAAACAATGAAGGAAACAACAGCGAACTTGATAAACCACGCTGTGAATCGTTGTAAGACTTCTTCCATGATGGCTTTTGCCTGCTGAGTTCGAAGTGGATGACTGTTTTATGAGCAATCGTAACAGTCAGGCATCTTACTCCAAGCTCGCTCTCGACGTCATCTCAAACTTTGAGCCCGCGAGTGAAAAACCAAATGACGCGAGCCAGTCCGGGACTGGTCCGTCAATTCCACTTGGATCAGCGGAATCTACGAACTCAAAGCACAACGTCACAACAACTTCGTCGATATCGGGGGGGGGACCCGTTCTTGAACAGCCAATCACGTTCCCGGACTGATTTAGTGAACCACCTGCTGGGCGGGTCACTGTCATTCCGTTTCGCTCTATTATGACTGTCGCGTTTTGTTTTTTGGGGTCATCGGTGGCGAGACCATTCGCTGAATCGACGACTTCAATGTTATAGACATTTAAGTGTTGGTTAATGACTGCGACAACCTTATCGGCAATGTCGTCGTCGTCACCAGCAAGATCCAGCGGAAACGTTGAGGGATATAATTCGGCGGCTTTTCGAGTCCCTTCGTGCAAAGCAGTTGTTCCACCCTCGATGACGAGGATGAGAAAGAAGAATTCGACAATTGCGAGCCCGGCGATAAAGACAATCGGGAACGCAATAATGAACTCCAGAGTCACTGAACCGCTTCGTTCGTGACCTGAGGTCGATCGATTATGTTGCCGAACACGTAACAAGCATCCACTCCAATGGAG from Thalassoglobus polymorphus includes the following:
- a CDS encoding ABC transporter permease, with protein sequence MFRFAMRNLLSRPLRTALSVLGLAVAISGMVGLFSIAGGIDRVVSQTFDQIPGLLVQQKGAPIPLFSTLPASWQDELESIPGVGVVDPEVFCRVNQLDTKMVINPPRFAVGMEIQSRLKLKRSIYRENLVEGRFFEMADRSTNHCLVSSEISTSSQKGVGETITLNGVEFEIIGVYETGSLMLDVNILMDIATCRSLGRIDEQTVGCFYVEPDGTIDDITLKESIQNHFRGRDLSDWKPASANVLSEFVKSVGQSFQSPAGKNVAKRESSSKIKSAAEITASTSSPIEVRTADDWGKRIAEFSGDLNIFLGLMTAIGVSIATLSIVNTMMMSVTERTTEFGILRANGWSQQNIIRLMTLESGLIGFCGGAIGVFVGWLATILVNIGWPGRLQLHAGVLLLLFGLAFSVGLGLIGGLYPAWRASRLSPMESIRRG
- a CDS encoding ABC transporter ATP-binding protein is translated as MDDNSSNETQSRLVEVKNLTKTYHRSKVETPVLRNISCEIDKGEFVFIVGPSGSGKSTLLYLLGGLDQPTSGQILIENKPLSTLSATGLDSLRREDIGFIFQSFNLLKTLNCLDNVLAPFIPTGQAGTKRAEAIALLERVGLGERIHHRPNELSGGEQQRVAIARAILKKPKLILADEPTGELDTETGHEVFEILRELNKDLKTTIVTVTHDHRYIYEGDRILKMQDGKFLNSNSSQH
- a CDS encoding sulfatase-like hydrolase/transferase; translated protein: MMRLRISIGLLALIPIMFGAISAEQAIVQSSTVQKSADSSLVLAQGPVAQPQTQEDDRPTFFDGIRGIIGDSPAFDDNDATESLVESLNRAEKAYKEIRRSNREAIRGMNRQVRVGTARQSPHIVVITVPQLRFDQLTSMNRLSGIRNSGMTFTNYYAPADNLTSSRWSYLTGNLAAKSPAEGRLNRKESLAESLWQAGYETTLIGTWASNQHPVELGYDHWTGFPSSSGVVARYPEFFFTQTTRAKIMSDSDSKQATSHQLITDEVTSFLKRHQRSSRQFYLHVGIPFLQGVKSKENIQEVDKAIGQIVDSLNTLGLAGRVCLIVTGETSHQIAADVDKNLPVVDEKLAYSKSGTNEGNLRTPLIVFWAGKAKRGSISDFPCTGVDLLPTLMNVAAARKTPQGIDGISLISEIQGGEQDIERLLYWKMKDGGQVARRGRWKVILKGGEKQLELYDLKNDPSESTNVAKKHPDIVDSFIVDSKPQQPVDSQTL
- a CDS encoding A24 family peptidase, producing MDTVTAIATIALVATAALWDFRENRIPNWLTLSAIPVGIVWNTWMGGFAGFQMSLAGFAVGFGILFILFAIGGGGGGDVKLMGALGAWVGVQTIITVFLLATAMIFLLLVFSAMMKTISQNAKTGKHTVAFALPVFVATTVLVLAKVCVAAG
- a CDS encoding TadE/TadG family type IV pilus assembly protein, with protein sequence MLRVRQHNRSTSGHERSGSVTLEFIIAFPIVFIAGLAIVEFFFLILVIEGGTTALHEGTRKAAELYPSTFPLDLAGDDDDIADKVVAVINQHLNVYNIEVVDSANGLATDDPKKQNATVIIERNGMTVTRPAGGSLNQSGNVIGCSRTGPPPDIDEVVVTLCFEFVDSADPSGIDGPVPDWLASFGFSLAGSKFEMTSRASLE